The nucleotide window ATGTTTGCGTTTAAAAATAACATGTTCATAATCGAACATTTATTTGTTCATAATCATTCAAATACGTAATTATGTAACATGAGAAAAAAAGATGCAACTATACTAATTGTTGACGATGATGATGATATTTTATTTTCAGCAAGAATTAGTTTAAAAAAATATTTTTCTGAAATTATAAAAGAGAACAATCCTAAAAAAATAAGTAATCATTTAACGACTTCTACTGTGGATGTTGTTTTATTAGATATGAATTACAGAATAGGTTTTGAAGATGGTAAAGAAGGGCTGTATTGGTTGCAACACATTAAAGAGTTAAGTCCTGAAACAACAGTTATTTTAATGACAGCTTTTGGTAGTGTAAACTTAGCTGTGGATGCTATTAAAAAAGGTGCTACTGATTTTATTTTAAAACCTTGGAATACTGAAAAACTATATGGTGTTGTAAATGCAGGTGTTGAATTAGCTCGCTCAAAGAGGAAAACAACACAATTACAAACAGTTCAAAAACAAAACGATAAAGATTTTCATAAACAAACAGAACATATTATAGGAAATTCTCCTGCAATGCAATCTGCTATAAAGCTAGTTCAAAAAGTAGCTCCTACTGATGCCAATATTTTAATATTAGGAGAAAATGGAACAGGAAAATATGTGTTTGCTAAAGAAATACATCTTCAATCTACTCGTAAAAATCATCCTTTTATCCATGTAGATTTAGGATCTTTAAATGAAAATTTATTTGAAAGTGAGTTATTTGGTTATGTAAAGGGTGCATTTACTGATGCTAATAAAGACTCTATTGGTCGTTTTGAATTGGCAAAAGGAGGTACTATCTTTTTAGATGAGATTGGTAATTTACCAATGCATTTACAATCAAAATTACTAACTGTTGTTCAAAACAGAAAAATAACTCGTTTAGGCGAAGGAAAAGAACGTGCTATTGATGTACGAATTATTTGCGCTACAAATGCTCCAGTACATGAAATGGTTGATGAACAAACTTTTAGACAAGATTTATTATTTAGAATAAATACAATAGAATTAAACTTACCGCCACTTAGGGATAGAAAAGAAGATGTAGAGTTATTAACCACTCACTTTTTACAAAAATTAAATCAAAAATATCGAAAGAAAATTCAAGGTTTTTCTAAAGAAGCACTAAATGCACTTAACCAATATCATTGGCCAGGTAATATTAGAGAGATTGAGCATATCATTGAAAGAGCTATTATTATTACTGATAACACTAAAATTCAATTAGAAGATTTACATTTTTCAACAAAAAAGGCAACAAATTCTTTAACTGATAACTTAAATTTAGAAGAAACAGAAAAGCTCTTAATACAACAGGCCTTACAAAAACATCAAGGAAATATTTCAAGAGCAGCCAAAGAATTAGGACTAACAAGAGCTGCTTTATATAGACGTTTAGAAAAACATCAATTATAAAACAATGGGAAGACCTCAATATTATCAAATTAGTATAAGGATTGCTTTATTAATTTTTAATGGCGTTATTATTTTTAGCAGTTATACAAAAGGATACATCATTAATACCATAGGTTTTACTTTGTTGCTATTTTTTCAGTTTTTTTTATTTCTTAATTATCTGAATAAAATATTTTCAGATGTTGAAAAATCTATAGATTGTTTATTATATGATGATTATTCAAATTCTATATCTAAAGAGAAAAGAAAAAATTCATTGTACAATAAAACTGCATTATTATTAGA belongs to Tenacibaculum sp. MAR_2010_89 and includes:
- a CDS encoding sigma-54 dependent transcriptional regulator; translation: MRKKDATILIVDDDDDILFSARISLKKYFSEIIKENNPKKISNHLTTSTVDVVLLDMNYRIGFEDGKEGLYWLQHIKELSPETTVILMTAFGSVNLAVDAIKKGATDFILKPWNTEKLYGVVNAGVELARSKRKTTQLQTVQKQNDKDFHKQTEHIIGNSPAMQSAIKLVQKVAPTDANILILGENGTGKYVFAKEIHLQSTRKNHPFIHVDLGSLNENLFESELFGYVKGAFTDANKDSIGRFELAKGGTIFLDEIGNLPMHLQSKLLTVVQNRKITRLGEGKERAIDVRIICATNAPVHEMVDEQTFRQDLLFRINTIELNLPPLRDRKEDVELLTTHFLQKLNQKYRKKIQGFSKEALNALNQYHWPGNIREIEHIIERAIIITDNTKIQLEDLHFSTKKATNSLTDNLNLEETEKLLIQQALQKHQGNISRAAKELGLTRAALYRRLEKHQL